In Cryptomeria japonica chromosome 5, Sugi_1.0, whole genome shotgun sequence, the genomic window GATAAATACAGTGACAATCATACAGAAGGGTTCCACAAACATTGTTATTTTCGATTGTAGTCACTAATTCAAATGAAATGAAGTTCTCTTTTCTAATGCTTCTCCATGAAGAATAGCACAAAACATACGAACTTGCCAAAAACAAAAATTTGTCTGCATACCTAGGCCTGTCACCACCAGGAGGGCCGCCCATGGGCCTTCCCAAAGGCTTGGCAGATTTCTTCAGTGTTGCAGGAACAATTTCTGATGGCAGGTTCAAGTATGTACGAAGGTACTCAATGCCATCATTTGTGAGGTACCAATAGTAATACATCCACGCAAACGACTCCCTCACATACTCTTTAGACTTGAAGCTTTGCATCAATTTAATTACCTGGAGATTGGGTACATCAATTTCAGGATGCTTGGCCAAATTATAGTCCTTCTTTGCATAAAGCACACCCTCTGCAAAGCAAGGGAGAAAACCAGGTTTCACAATAAATAACTCTGGTAAACTTATTTGTAACTCAAAATGTTGGAATTCAAACATTACTTAAATTTACTGAACCTCATAAGGTAAGCTGAACAAGTAGTATCAGCACCAAGTAAGATCCTTTTAAAAATGGAAAAGAAGTTCACCCTGCTTCACAAGACTTTCACTTAATATAGCCCTAAGGAGTTCCAAGACCCTCCATTGTTAAAACTAAAACCCATCCTATAACTTACAGAAGCCTAACAAACCACAACAAAAAAACAAACTTGAAAATTGTACTTAAAGATACTAAAATCACCAAAATCTAGTTGAACACTCCAAATTCATGAGACCTATCTGGCCACGAAGAGTAACATAATAAAAACACCACACAATTGGGACAAAATCCAGCCTATAATACCTTCACTGGTAAAACAAAGTAAATAGccaacactcattcaaaatgttacccaGCCCATAAAAAATTAACACTTTAGAGGTGGAAAATATGTCTCCCAACATCATAAACACCTATAAACTCAAAATAACTCCGATTGTGTTGGCATCCCTCCAACACTAACAACCCGTTTGAGGCTTATAAAATACTTTTTCACAATAATTACTTAAGCCAACGAAAAATTTTAAAGATCAGAAATACCCTTCAAAATAATACATCGAGGGAGTTAGTTGAAAAATATCTTTACAGAGAGAATTTTATTGGAAAATCACGGGCAACTTAAAtatagtgaaaaatagaagaactcgttggaaagaaaaatatctactaagTCGTAGAACGCCTAGAAACCCTAAACTCGTGTATAAGCATTCACGGTACTGAGAAAAACGACTACAAAGAAAGCAACAAATCCCTCAAGAACTGTAAAAACAAAACCTCTGCCCAGCAAGCTCAACTATATTGAAAATTTGGGGACATCCATTTAATAGATATTGGTTTAAAAAAAGAGTAAAATGTAGGGTTTTGACAAATTAGTTCAAGATAATAATAAACTTGAAGATACCCTGTGAAGAAATGGAACAATACTCTATAGACTAGACAGCTGAGAAAACAAACTTCAGGCTGATAAAGCTCCTAAAAACGCCCACTGAATAAGTGTGTAATCATACCCTAAGATAACTAAAAATCTCACAATGAAAAGAAAACTTGAAACTTACAAAAATTCCGGATACCTAtgctaaaataataataattatattcgTATATCTCGCGAATGACTAGTGATATGCTAAATATGCCGGGTTATAACCATCGGGAAAGAAGTACAGTTAAGTTcgaaaaaatgttgaaaaacattgcGAATATAACCATTCCAAAAGAAAGTAGGTCTTAATCAAAAAAATACACGGATACCCAATTAAATTCAAAAATCTCTGATATACCCATTGAAAGAATATCGTAATACATCTGAGAAGACACCAAATActgattgtttaaaaaaaaatgtcgGCTGAAAGTACGATTTTAACCCGTAAATAACAAACATTAACGATTAACGAAGAGGTAAAATTCTATCTGAAAAAATAAGCAAATTTATATTGATAACAAAATCGCAGATATACCGAGTGAAAGAAAATCCAGCCATACCCATTGAAAGAAAAGGGCAACTAAACCTAAAAAACCTAGATCGACCGTaggagagaaaaaaaagaaaaagaaaaaaaaccagAACGTGCCCGTTCCAATAAAAGAGTGATTTGATCCGAAAAGGAGCATTTAGATAATGTTATAAGGAAATTAATAATAACAACTGACCTTTAAAGAGGTATTTGTAGACCTCATTTCGGTTCTTCTTCGGAATCAACTGCGGATAAAAGGAAAGATAAATCagttcaagcaatcatcaaaatttaTTCGTTCCATTCACATGTCCACTGCAAATTGATCAAACCAGATCGATTACACTGAAAGGAGAAACTGCTTTGGCTTACCATTTTGCAAGAGAGAGAAACGTTACAAGCCCTTCTCGCTTTGCTTCGCTGCTTGTAATCGTCTGTAGAGAAAGACTTGATTTCCTTTCTCTGATATGTAAAAGAAGAATACTTGAAAACCCTAAATCTCTTTATCGGTGAATATGTTGATAATTTGGTAAATCTTTAATATGCAAAAACGTTTAGCCGAGTGAGATGCCATTTCATTGCCATGTCGGCTTGAATTGGGTGACTAGGCAATATTTAGGGTTTTCAGCTGGCCCTTCAAGAGGAATTAGACAATTAATATAAATGAGAAATAATGagtataataaatattttaaatacatagaaaattatttattttagataTAGGTTGAATTATTTTAGGATTTTATGGAGGAGGGTTTCTTAAAATATTTCAATAGATTATGAGTATTTAAAAGCAAAAGGTCTCATTAATTGTGTACAACAATCtaagattaaatatttattttcaaaatttaagaaGTTGGTGGTCTCATGAATTTTAATTGACCCTGCCTAAATAATTTAATTGAGCTTTTTAGGAAGTCAAGGGACCATGATGCTTTAAAATTGCAATAGTACAGTCATCTTATgaatatatttaattatagaaaaaaAAACTATATCTCTCATcaatcaatattatattattaaaatctaACATTTTTTGCAAAGAGTGGTGAGAGAAAAATTCACATATTCGATTAAAAACCCACAATAATCAATCTTGCTAAATATTtagtttatttttgttttgttttttgggtCTACCATTAGTGTAAATCAAGACCCTAAAAATTCCacatatttgattaaaatcccacAATAATTGTTCACTCCTAAATATGATATTTTGCAGTTTATCATTTATTGTAAATCAAGACTTGTCCAATGTTCAAGATTGTTACttgtttaagaaaaaaaaaatggcgCAC contains:
- the LOC131057357 gene encoding small ribosomal subunit protein eS10z — translated: MLIPKKNRNEVYKYLFKEGVLYAKKDYNLAKHPEIDVPNLQVIKLMQSFKSKEYVRESFAWMYYYWYLTNDGIEYLRTYLNLPSEIVPATLKKSAKPLGRPMGGPPGGDRPRGPPRFEGDRPRFGDREGYRGGPPRGGPGEFGEKGGAPAEYQPQFRAPGARPGFGRGGGGFGGGGSGSYGAAPGSSGFQE